From a region of the Rhodococcus sp. 4CII genome:
- a CDS encoding serine hydrolase produces MIASCSTTSEPTTEIGTTPTQSALNSIDPAAFRDAVEGAAEELLVPGAVVLVHTPQGSFTASVGTTQLGTQSPPATDTHYRIASNTKTLTAALTILLAQDGKLRFDDPVSDYVPDVPGGNNITIDQLLKMRSGLYNYTSAPELAATMDADPAKAWTPQEALAIAFSHPPDFPPGTSYEYNNTNYALLGLVAEKVGGRPLAEQFQDRLLGPLGLQQTNLPAADDTAIPDPYSHGYMYGGSAYALVDEPYPPDIQAAARAGTLQPIDYTNQNPSYATAAGGVISTADDMAIWMQALVSGKVLNSDYQQQWLQSLQAEDPSAPDGQQYGYGISYQRFGPNASMYYHGGELPGFNSFMGHDIDNEVTLVIWTNLTLSPEGKTTANALLPTVLDQIYAGLSLQPAAPTTTR; encoded by the coding sequence ATGATCGCGAGCTGCTCCACCACCTCCGAACCGACCACCGAAATCGGTACCACACCAACGCAGTCCGCGTTGAACTCCATCGATCCGGCCGCATTCCGGGATGCCGTGGAGGGCGCCGCCGAGGAGCTACTCGTCCCCGGCGCGGTGGTCCTGGTGCATACCCCGCAAGGGAGCTTCACGGCGTCGGTCGGCACCACCCAGCTGGGCACGCAATCGCCGCCGGCCACCGATACCCATTACCGGATCGCCTCGAATACCAAGACCTTGACGGCGGCCCTGACCATACTGCTCGCCCAAGACGGCAAGCTCCGGTTCGACGACCCGGTGTCCGATTACGTCCCAGATGTACCGGGCGGCAACAACATCACCATCGACCAGCTGTTGAAGATGCGCAGCGGACTCTACAACTACACGAGCGCTCCCGAACTTGCGGCTACCATGGATGCCGACCCTGCGAAGGCCTGGACACCGCAGGAAGCACTGGCGATCGCGTTCAGTCACCCTCCGGACTTCCCGCCCGGCACGTCCTACGAGTACAACAACACCAACTACGCGCTGCTGGGCCTGGTGGCCGAGAAGGTCGGCGGTCGCCCGCTGGCCGAACAGTTCCAGGATCGGCTGCTCGGCCCGCTCGGACTGCAGCAGACCAACCTCCCCGCCGCCGACGACACCGCCATCCCGGATCCGTACTCGCACGGCTACATGTACGGGGGGTCGGCCTACGCACTCGTCGACGAACCGTATCCTCCCGACATCCAGGCGGCAGCGCGTGCGGGAACGCTGCAACCCATCGACTACACCAACCAGAACCCCTCCTACGCCACCGCCGCCGGCGGGGTCATCTCGACGGCCGACGACATGGCCATCTGGATGCAGGCCCTGGTGTCGGGCAAAGTGTTGAACTCCGACTACCAGCAGCAGTGGCTCCAGAGCCTGCAAGCCGAGGACCCGAGTGCACCCGACGGCCAGCAGTACGGGTACGGCATCAGCTACCAGCGTTTCGGCCCGAACGCGTCGATGTACTACCACGGCGGTGAACTGCCGGGTTTCAACTCGTTCATGGGCCATGACATCGACAACGAAGTGACGCTCGTGATCTGGACGAACCTGACCCTGTCGCCCGAGGGCAAGACGACGGCAAATGCCTTGCTGCCCACAGTTCTCGACCAGATCTACGCCGGGCTGTCGCTCCAGCCGGCGGCGCCGACCACCACGAGGTAG
- a CDS encoding transketolase-like TK C-terminal-containing protein — MTDSRTTQLSPRSTTPETLVEIERRVLWLSTAMIHHANRVRPNLSGLKVGGHQASCASIATIMTSLWFEQLRPGDRVSVKPHASPVLHGINYLLGELDEKYLTTLREFGGLQSYPSRIKDPDPVDYSTGSVGIGATAPIWGAIARRYVDTAIGGAGGVGSDRSAGSALGRQYSLVGDAELDEGAVWEAILDHSVADLGEIVWIVDLNRQSLDRVVPNIAAGRLEAMFAAAGWQVLTVKFGTLLESLFTRHGGPALRARILDMPNPEYQRLLRCDAAQVRDRLPGDGPDATAIASLIAGLDDTTLLRAIRNLGGHDLDALRAAYGRIDDTRPTVIIAYTIKGRGLPTQGHPQNHSSLLTVEQYEQLAAEVGMDPKNPWGRFDPDSTAGRVCDAVARRLRRDPVELATPPAVPADIGRTPSGTSTTQAALGRALLDLSRQAPDAAKRIVTVSPDVSSTTNLAGWLNKVGVWSPHERRNWFDDDAETIMHWREKPTGQHMELGIAETNLVGLMGELGATWSRWGQPLFPIGVMYDPFVERALEPWSYGIYAGGQSILVGTPSGVTLAAEGGAHQSIKTPSIGLEQPGCVSFEPAFAIDVEWTLLDAISRLGRPDGSSSYLRLSTRPVEQTLAAVPTDPAARERRRRQVVAGAYTLRHADHPAVTLVGMGAMIPETLAAADRLAEQGIAADVVCVTSPGLVFEAVQARRGLADGPSWILDQVFPAERAAPMVTVLDGHPHTLAFLTGINHVRGAALGVSKFGQAGSLDDVYRYHGIDTDAVVRAALDLAD; from the coding sequence ATGACGGACTCCCGCACGACACAGCTCTCCCCGCGCTCGACCACTCCGGAAACACTCGTGGAGATCGAGCGGCGTGTGCTGTGGCTCTCGACCGCGATGATTCATCACGCCAACCGGGTTCGCCCGAACCTGTCGGGCCTCAAGGTCGGCGGTCATCAGGCGTCCTGCGCGTCGATCGCGACCATCATGACCTCGCTGTGGTTCGAGCAGTTGCGGCCCGGGGACCGGGTGTCGGTGAAACCGCACGCCTCCCCGGTACTGCACGGCATCAACTACCTGCTCGGCGAGCTGGACGAGAAATACCTGACGACGCTGCGCGAGTTCGGCGGGCTGCAGTCGTACCCGTCCCGGATCAAGGACCCGGACCCGGTGGACTATTCGACCGGGTCGGTCGGCATCGGTGCCACCGCCCCGATCTGGGGTGCCATCGCCCGCCGCTACGTCGACACCGCGATCGGCGGCGCCGGCGGCGTGGGTTCGGATCGCTCCGCAGGCTCCGCGCTCGGCCGCCAGTACTCCCTGGTCGGCGACGCCGAGTTGGACGAGGGCGCGGTGTGGGAGGCGATCCTCGATCACTCGGTCGCCGACCTCGGCGAGATCGTGTGGATCGTCGACTTGAACCGGCAGTCCCTGGACCGGGTGGTCCCCAACATCGCCGCCGGCCGGCTCGAGGCCATGTTCGCGGCCGCCGGGTGGCAGGTGCTCACCGTGAAGTTCGGGACCCTGCTCGAATCGCTGTTCACCCGGCATGGTGGGCCGGCGCTGCGGGCGCGGATCCTGGACATGCCCAACCCGGAGTACCAGCGGCTGCTGCGCTGTGACGCCGCGCAGGTCCGCGACCGGCTGCCCGGCGACGGCCCGGACGCGACCGCGATCGCGTCGTTGATCGCCGGCCTGGACGACACCACCCTACTGCGGGCGATCCGCAACCTCGGCGGCCACGACCTCGACGCCCTCCGCGCGGCCTACGGGCGGATCGACGACACCCGCCCGACGGTGATCATCGCCTACACCATCAAGGGCCGCGGCCTGCCCACGCAGGGGCATCCGCAGAACCACTCGTCGCTGCTGACGGTGGAACAGTACGAACAACTGGCCGCCGAAGTCGGGATGGACCCGAAGAACCCGTGGGGCCGGTTCGACCCGGACAGCACCGCCGGACGCGTGTGCGACGCGGTCGCCCGACGGCTCCGGCGTGACCCGGTCGAACTGGCCACCCCACCCGCGGTGCCCGCGGACATCGGGCGTACCCCGTCCGGGACGTCCACCACGCAGGCCGCTTTGGGCCGGGCGCTGCTGGATCTGTCCCGACAGGCACCGGACGCCGCCAAACGCATCGTCACCGTCTCCCCGGATGTCAGCTCGACCACGAACCTGGCCGGGTGGTTGAACAAGGTGGGGGTGTGGTCACCGCACGAGCGCCGCAACTGGTTCGACGACGACGCCGAGACGATCATGCACTGGCGGGAAAAACCCACCGGGCAGCACATGGAACTCGGCATCGCCGAAACGAACCTGGTCGGGTTGATGGGTGAGCTGGGGGCCACCTGGAGTCGGTGGGGACAACCGCTGTTCCCGATCGGGGTGATGTACGACCCGTTCGTCGAACGGGCCCTCGAACCCTGGTCGTACGGGATCTACGCGGGCGGGCAGTCCATCCTGGTCGGCACCCCGTCCGGGGTCACCCTGGCCGCCGAAGGCGGCGCGCACCAGTCCATCAAGACCCCGTCGATCGGGCTCGAGCAACCCGGCTGCGTCAGCTTCGAACCGGCGTTCGCGATCGACGTGGAGTGGACACTCCTCGATGCGATCTCCCGGCTCGGTCGCCCGGACGGATCGTCGTCGTATCTGCGGCTGTCGACCCGCCCGGTCGAACAAACCCTCGCCGCGGTGCCCACCGATCCCGCTGCCCGGGAACGCCGGCGTCGTCAGGTGGTCGCCGGTGCGTACACGTTGCGGCACGCCGACCACCCGGCGGTCACCCTGGTGGGGATGGGGGCGATGATCCCCGAAACCCTCGCCGCCGCAGACCGATTGGCCGAGCAGGGCATCGCCGCCGACGTCGTGTGCGTCACCAGCCCGGGACTGGTGTTCGAGGCGGTGCAGGCCCGCCGCGGACTGGCCGACGGCCCGTCCTGGATCCTCGATCAGGTGTTCCCGGCGGAGCGGGCGGCACCGATGGTGACCGTCCTCGACGGGCACCCGCACACCCTCGCGTTCCTCACCGGCATCAACCACGTCCGCGGTGCGGCACTCGGCGTCAGCAAGTTCGGGCAGGCCGGTTCCCTCGACGACGTCTACCGGTACCACGGCATCGACACCGATGCCGTCGTCCGCGCCGCCCTCGACCTCGCCGACTGA
- a CDS encoding excinuclease ABC subunit UvrA, whose translation MSTATRTDTQSTELHAADSHDLIRVRGARVNNLENISVELPKRRLTVFTGVSGSGKSSLVFSTIAAESQRMINETYSAFVQGFMPTLARPDVDVLDGLTTAIIVDQQRMGADPRSTVGTATDANAMLRILFSRLGRPHIGSPQAFSFNVASISGAGAVTVEKGGRQTKERRSFSITGGMCPRCEGRGSVTDFDLTALYDDSKSLNEGALTIPGYSMDGWYGRIYRGCGYFDPDKPIRKYTKKELNDLLYREPTKIKVEGINLTYTGLIPQIQKSFLSKDVDAMQPHIRAFVERAITFTTCPDCDGTRLNEGARSSKIKGINIADACAMQISDLAVWVRGLKEPSAAPLLESLSDTLDSFVEIGLGYLSLDRPSGTLSGGESQRTKMIRHLGSSLTDVTYVFDEPTIGLHPHDIQRMNNLLLRLRDKGNTVLVVEHKPETIAIADHIVDLGPGAGTAGGTVCFEGTVDGLRASDTITGRHFDDRATLKEAVRSSSGALEIRGATSHNLQGVDVDVPLGVLCVVTGVAGSGKSSLIHGSISGTDGVVSIDQTAIRGSRRSNPATYTGLLDPIRKAFAKANGVKPALFSSNSEGACPTCNGAGVIYTDLGVMATVETPCEECEGKRFQASVLEYTLGGRNIAEVLAMSVTEAEEFFGDGDARIPAAHKILQRLADVGIGYLSLGQPLTTLSGGERQRLKLATAMADKGEVYVLDEPTTGLHLADVEQLLGLLDRLVDSGKSVIVIEHHQAVMAHADWIIDLGPGAGHDGGRIVFEGTPADLVDARSTLTAEHLATYVGA comes from the coding sequence ATGAGCACGGCCACGAGGACGGACACGCAGTCGACTGAACTGCATGCCGCCGACAGCCACGATCTGATCCGCGTGCGGGGTGCGCGGGTGAACAACCTCGAGAACATCAGCGTCGAGCTCCCGAAGCGCAGGCTGACCGTGTTCACCGGTGTCTCCGGCTCGGGCAAGAGCTCGCTGGTGTTCAGCACTATCGCCGCGGAGTCGCAGCGGATGATCAACGAGACTTACAGCGCCTTCGTGCAGGGTTTCATGCCGACGCTGGCCCGCCCCGACGTGGACGTGCTCGACGGGCTGACCACCGCGATCATCGTCGACCAGCAGCGGATGGGCGCCGACCCGCGTTCGACCGTCGGCACCGCCACCGACGCCAACGCGATGCTGCGCATCCTGTTCAGCCGGCTCGGCAGGCCGCACATCGGATCGCCCCAGGCGTTCTCCTTCAACGTCGCGTCGATCTCCGGCGCGGGCGCGGTCACCGTCGAGAAGGGCGGCCGTCAGACGAAGGAGCGGCGGAGTTTCAGCATCACCGGCGGCATGTGTCCGCGCTGCGAAGGCAGGGGCTCGGTCACCGACTTCGACCTGACCGCGCTGTACGACGACAGCAAGTCGCTCAACGAGGGCGCGCTCACGATTCCCGGCTACAGCATGGACGGCTGGTACGGGCGCATCTACCGCGGCTGCGGCTACTTCGACCCCGACAAGCCGATCCGCAAATACACCAAGAAGGAACTCAACGACCTCCTCTACCGGGAGCCGACCAAGATCAAGGTCGAGGGCATCAACCTGACGTACACCGGGCTGATCCCCCAGATCCAGAAGTCGTTCCTGTCCAAGGACGTCGACGCGATGCAGCCGCACATCCGCGCATTCGTGGAGCGGGCCATCACGTTCACCACCTGCCCCGACTGCGACGGCACCCGGCTCAACGAGGGCGCTCGATCCTCGAAGATCAAAGGCATCAACATCGCCGACGCCTGCGCGATGCAGATCAGCGACCTCGCCGTGTGGGTCCGCGGCCTGAAGGAACCGTCGGCGGCGCCACTGCTGGAATCGCTGAGCGACACCCTGGACTCGTTCGTGGAGATCGGGCTCGGCTACCTGAGCCTGGACCGGCCGTCCGGGACGCTGTCGGGCGGTGAATCTCAGCGCACCAAGATGATTCGACACCTCGGCTCCTCGCTCACCGATGTCACCTACGTGTTCGACGAGCCCACCATCGGTCTCCACCCCCATGACATCCAGCGCATGAACAACCTGCTGCTTCGGCTGCGGGACAAGGGCAACACGGTGCTCGTCGTGGAGCACAAGCCGGAGACGATCGCGATCGCCGATCACATCGTCGACCTCGGCCCCGGTGCCGGCACCGCGGGCGGCACCGTCTGTTTCGAGGGCACCGTCGACGGACTGCGTGCCAGCGACACCATCACCGGCCGCCACTTCGACGACCGGGCCACCCTGAAAGAGGCGGTGCGTTCGTCGTCCGGGGCGCTGGAGATCCGCGGCGCGACGTCGCACAACCTCCAAGGTGTGGACGTCGATGTCCCGCTCGGGGTGCTCTGCGTGGTCACGGGTGTTGCCGGGTCCGGCAAGAGCTCACTGATTCACGGCTCGATCTCCGGGACCGACGGGGTGGTGTCGATCGATCAGACCGCGATCCGCGGCTCGCGGCGGAGCAACCCGGCCACCTACACCGGACTGCTCGACCCGATCCGCAAGGCGTTCGCGAAGGCCAACGGTGTGAAGCCGGCACTCTTCAGCTCCAACTCCGAAGGTGCCTGCCCCACGTGCAACGGCGCAGGCGTGATCTACACCGACCTCGGTGTCATGGCCACCGTCGAAACCCCGTGCGAGGAATGCGAGGGCAAGCGATTCCAGGCGTCGGTGCTCGAGTACACGCTCGGTGGCCGGAACATCGCCGAGGTGCTCGCCATGTCGGTGACCGAGGCGGAGGAGTTCTTCGGCGACGGCGACGCACGGATCCCGGCGGCACACAAGATTCTGCAGCGGCTCGCCGACGTCGGGATCGGGTACCTCAGCCTCGGTCAGCCGCTCACCACGCTCTCCGGCGGCGAGCGGCAGCGGCTCAAGCTGGCCACGGCCATGGCCGACAAGGGTGAGGTCTACGTCCTCGACGAGCCGACGACCGGCCTGCACCTCGCCGACGTCGAGCAGCTGCTCGGCCTGCTCGACAGGCTCGTCGACTCCGGCAAGTCGGTCATCGTCATCGAGCATCACCAGGCAGTCATGGCGCACGCCGACTGGATCATCGACCTCGGCCCCGGCGCCGGTCACGACGGCGGCCGGATCGTCTTCGAGGGCACGCCGGCGGATCTGGTCGACGCCCGCTCCACCCTCACTGCCGAGCACCTCGCGACCTACGTCGGTGCCTGA
- a CDS encoding Lrp/AsnC family transcriptional regulator: MPSSNTVDSLDAKILGALTDDPRATVIALADKTGLSRNTVQARLGKLERQGVLQSFERRIDPGALGYPLTAFILTSVTQRKLTPVAAALDGIPEVVEVHGLSGATDLLIHVIARDADDLYRIAGRILDIDGVEQTTTSLVMRKLVDYRLTPLLDRLVDGA, translated from the coding sequence ATGCCCAGCAGCAACACCGTCGACTCCCTCGATGCCAAGATTCTCGGCGCGCTCACCGACGATCCACGCGCGACCGTGATCGCGCTCGCCGACAAGACCGGACTGTCCCGCAACACCGTGCAGGCCCGACTCGGCAAGCTCGAGCGTCAAGGAGTGCTGCAGTCCTTCGAGCGCCGCATCGACCCCGGTGCGCTGGGATATCCGCTGACCGCGTTCATCCTGACCAGCGTCACCCAGCGCAAACTCACCCCTGTCGCCGCCGCGCTCGACGGCATCCCCGAAGTGGTCGAGGTGCACGGACTCAGCGGCGCCACGGACCTTCTCATCCACGTCATCGCCCGTGATGCCGACGACCTCTATCGGATCGCCGGCCGCATCCTCGACATCGACGGGGTCGAGCAGACCACCACCTCACTGGTCATGCGCAAGCTGGTGGACTACCGCCTGACCCCGCTGCTGGATCGACTCGTCGACGGTGCCTGA
- a CDS encoding thiamine pyrophosphate-dependent enzyme, with translation MAEQIDDYFTSVVSSLVPGECRPGGLPADPIRPPSPLSVQGTLDLFDAQLGSRHLDLAARWLRSRGKGFYTIGSSGHEGNAAVAAALRPTDPALLHYRSGGFFLARARQVDGSDPLRDVLLGLVAATEEPISGGRHKVFGRHDLGIIPQTSTVASHLPRAVGVAFSITRAAKVHVDSPWPADAVAVCSFGDASANHSTAVGAINTAVHSAFQGLPLPLLLVCEDNGIGISTRTPAGWIAANFGNRAGLEYFEADGSDLPATYAAARHAADWVRRNRKPAFLHLRTVRLMGHAGSDVESAYRTSAEIVADFDRDPVLCTAKLLVTSGTLTPGEVLDRYETARAEVLALAEKVSELPQLSSSAAVMRPLTDSAEQAAAAVPERVDPARRAEVVGSPLPEQEGRLTLGLAINRALLDVLARYPEALVFGEDVARKGGVYGVTRGLMKKAGSARVFDTLLDEQAILGLALGAGVSGLLPIPEIQYLAYLHNAADQIRGEGATLQFFSDRQYRNPMVVRVAGYGYQKGFGGHFHNDNAVAALRDIPGIVVASPARPDDAAAMMHTCAAAARTAGALCVYLEPIALYHTRDLYEDGDEEWLTAYPDPDHHVAIGSARTYGDGTDLTIVTFGNGVRMSLRVARRLEQARITVRVVDMRWLAPLPVPDILREANATGRVLVVDETRKSGGVSEGVVAALVDNGFSGPLARVTSDDSFIPLGDAALEVLLSEDTIEAAAIALAGR, from the coding sequence ATGGCCGAGCAGATCGACGACTACTTCACCTCGGTGGTGTCGTCGCTGGTGCCCGGTGAATGCCGCCCCGGAGGGCTGCCGGCGGACCCGATCCGGCCGCCCTCGCCGTTGTCGGTGCAGGGCACGCTGGACCTGTTCGACGCCCAGCTCGGCAGCCGGCATCTCGATCTGGCGGCCCGCTGGTTGCGGTCGCGGGGCAAGGGGTTCTACACGATCGGCTCCTCCGGGCACGAGGGCAACGCGGCGGTCGCGGCGGCGCTGCGACCCACCGATCCCGCTCTGCTGCACTACCGTTCCGGCGGATTCTTTCTGGCGCGGGCACGGCAGGTCGACGGTAGTGATCCGTTGCGCGACGTGCTGCTCGGACTCGTCGCGGCAACGGAGGAACCGATCTCGGGCGGCCGTCACAAGGTATTCGGTCGCCACGACCTCGGCATCATTCCCCAAACCTCCACCGTCGCCTCGCATCTCCCGCGCGCGGTCGGTGTCGCGTTCTCGATCACCCGGGCGGCGAAGGTGCACGTCGACTCGCCGTGGCCGGCCGACGCCGTCGCGGTGTGCAGTTTCGGGGACGCGTCCGCGAACCATTCCACGGCCGTCGGTGCGATCAACACGGCCGTCCACTCGGCCTTCCAGGGCTTGCCGTTGCCGCTACTGCTGGTGTGCGAAGACAACGGGATCGGCATCAGCACGAGAACGCCGGCGGGGTGGATCGCGGCGAACTTCGGGAACCGGGCGGGGCTCGAGTACTTCGAGGCGGACGGTTCCGACCTTCCGGCGACGTACGCCGCCGCGAGACACGCCGCCGACTGGGTCCGCAGGAACCGTAAGCCCGCGTTCCTGCACCTGCGCACGGTCCGGTTGATGGGCCATGCCGGGTCCGATGTCGAGTCCGCGTACCGGACGTCCGCCGAGATCGTCGCCGACTTCGACCGCGACCCCGTGCTGTGCACCGCAAAACTGCTGGTCACCAGCGGCACCCTCACGCCGGGCGAGGTACTCGACCGGTACGAGACCGCGCGCGCCGAGGTGCTCGCGCTGGCCGAGAAGGTCAGCGAGCTGCCCCAACTGAGCAGTTCCGCGGCGGTGATGCGGCCGCTCACCGACAGCGCCGAGCAGGCCGCCGCGGCCGTCCCCGAGCGCGTCGACCCGGCCCGACGCGCGGAGGTGGTCGGATCCCCGCTCCCCGAGCAGGAGGGCCGGCTGACCCTCGGCCTCGCGATCAACCGGGCCCTGCTCGACGTGCTCGCCCGATACCCCGAGGCGCTGGTGTTCGGTGAGGACGTCGCCCGCAAGGGCGGGGTGTACGGCGTGACCCGGGGTCTGATGAAGAAGGCCGGGTCGGCGCGCGTCTTCGACACACTCCTCGACGAACAGGCGATCCTCGGCCTCGCGCTGGGCGCCGGGGTGTCCGGCCTGCTGCCGATCCCGGAGATCCAGTACCTGGCCTATCTACACAATGCCGCCGATCAGATCCGTGGGGAGGGCGCGACGTTGCAATTCTTCTCCGACCGGCAGTACCGCAACCCGATGGTGGTGCGGGTCGCCGGATACGGATACCAGAAGGGCTTCGGCGGGCACTTCCACAACGACAACGCCGTCGCCGCGCTACGCGATATCCCCGGCATCGTCGTCGCGTCGCCCGCGCGTCCCGACGACGCCGCGGCCATGATGCACACCTGCGCCGCGGCCGCCCGCACCGCGGGTGCGCTGTGTGTGTATCTGGAGCCGATTGCGTTGTACCACACCAGAGATCTGTACGAGGACGGCGACGAGGAGTGGCTGACCGCATATCCGGATCCCGACCACCACGTGGCGATCGGCTCGGCCCGCACGTACGGCGACGGTACCGACCTGACCATCGTCACGTTCGGCAACGGCGTGCGGATGAGCCTGCGCGTCGCGCGCAGACTTGAGCAGGCGCGCATCACAGTGCGGGTGGTGGACATGCGTTGGCTCGCACCGCTACCCGTACCCGACATCCTGCGTGAAGCGAACGCCACCGGACGGGTTCTCGTCGTCGACGAGACCCGGAAGTCCGGCGGTGTCTCCGAGGGTGTCGTCGCCGCACTGGTCGACAACGGATTTTCCGGACCGCTCGCGCGGGTGACCAGCGACGACAGTTTCATTCCGTTGGGCGACGCCGCGCTCGAGGTCCTGCTGTCCGAGGACACCATCGAGGCGGCGGCAATCGCACTCGCAGGCCGGTAG
- a CDS encoding zinc-dependent alcohol dehydrogenase translates to MRAVTWQGKRKVGVDTVADPEIEQPTDAIIKVTTTNICGSDLHLYETLGPFMAEGNILGHEPMGIVQEVGPQAGDLKVGDRVVIPFQISCGDCFMCNMQLYTQCETTQVRDQGMGAALFGFSKLYGEVPGGQAEYLRVPQAQFTHMKVPEGPPDSRFVYLSDVLPTAWQSVEYAAIPVGGSVTVLGLGPIGDMAARIAHHKGARVIAVDNVPERLARAQARGIDTLNLDEHGSDLADVIRDATDGRGTDSVIDAVGMEAHGSPIGKLAQQIVGYLPDAVAAPLMQKAGVDRLGALYSAIDIVRRGGTISIIGVYGGMADPIPMLTLFDKQIQLRMGQANIKKWVDDIMPLLGDDDPLGVDTFATHELPLEQAPHAYEIFQKKQDGAVKIQLKP, encoded by the coding sequence GTGCGAGCAGTCACCTGGCAAGGCAAACGAAAGGTCGGCGTCGATACCGTCGCCGATCCCGAGATCGAACAACCGACCGACGCGATCATCAAGGTCACGACGACGAATATCTGCGGGTCCGATCTGCACCTGTACGAGACGCTCGGCCCCTTCATGGCAGAGGGGAACATTCTCGGCCACGAGCCGATGGGGATCGTCCAAGAGGTCGGGCCGCAGGCGGGCGATCTGAAGGTCGGCGACCGCGTGGTGATCCCCTTCCAGATCTCGTGCGGCGACTGCTTCATGTGCAACATGCAGCTGTACACCCAGTGCGAGACGACACAGGTCCGCGACCAGGGCATGGGAGCCGCACTGTTCGGTTTCTCGAAGCTCTACGGCGAAGTACCGGGAGGCCAAGCCGAGTACCTACGGGTCCCCCAGGCCCAATTCACCCACATGAAAGTCCCGGAGGGCCCGCCCGATTCCCGCTTCGTCTACCTGTCCGACGTGCTGCCGACGGCGTGGCAGTCGGTCGAGTATGCGGCGATCCCCGTGGGTGGGTCGGTCACCGTGCTCGGCCTCGGTCCTATCGGGGACATGGCAGCTCGTATCGCCCATCACAAGGGCGCACGGGTCATCGCGGTCGACAACGTTCCCGAACGCCTTGCCCGCGCCCAGGCCCGGGGCATCGACACCCTGAATCTGGACGAGCACGGCAGCGATCTCGCCGATGTCATCCGTGACGCGACCGACGGCCGCGGCACGGACTCGGTGATCGACGCGGTCGGCATGGAGGCGCACGGTTCACCGATCGGCAAACTCGCCCAGCAGATCGTCGGGTATCTCCCCGACGCCGTCGCGGCGCCGCTCATGCAGAAGGCCGGTGTCGATCGGCTCGGCGCGCTGTATTCGGCGATCGACATCGTCCGCCGCGGAGGCACCATCTCCATCATCGGCGTCTACGGCGGCATGGCCGACCCGATTCCCATGCTCACCCTGTTCGACAAGCAGATTCAGTTGCGCATGGGCCAGGCCAACATCAAGAAGTGGGTGGACGACATCATGCCGCTCCTCGGTGACGACGACCCACTCGGCGTCGACACCTTCGCCACCCACGAACTTCCCCTCGAACAGGCACCGCATGCCTATGAGATCTTCCAGAAGAAGCAGGACGGCGCGGTGAAGATTCAGCTCAAACCCTGA